The Alcaligenes faecalis sequence TCGAAGTGCTGACCTACGACGATCACTACAAGGCAGCCGATGCGGTTACTGCCACCAACCGTCTGATCGATCAGGATGACGTGAAGTACATCATCGGGCCGATTGGCTCGGCTTCGGTCATGGCCATGAAGCCCATTACCGAGCGCAACAAGGTCATCATGCTGTCCAACAGCTACTCGACTGAAGTGCTGGATGCGAACACGCAGTACATGTTCCGTGTGCTGCCTACGCAATATGAATACAACCGCCAGTTGATCGGTTGGTTAAAGCAGGAGCGCCCGGAACTGAAACGTTTGGCGATCCTGTCGCCTAACGATGCAACCGGCTGGAGCACGCAAAAGATTCAGACCGCTGCCTATAAGGACGCCGGTTACGACGTGGCTGAAACCAAGTTCTTCGAGCGTTCGCAAAACGACTTCCGCACTTTGCTGACCAGCATTCTGGCCAAGAACGTGGACTTCATCGAACTGGATACCGTGCCACCCGGCCCGGCCGGTATTGTGATCCGTCAGGCACGCGAAATGGGCTTCAAAGGCCAGTTCACCAAGTTTGGCGGCAATAACGTGGCTGAAACCGTGAAGTCTGCCGGCGCGGACAATGCGGAAGGAACTTTGGTGTATTTGTCGGCCGACCCGTCCAGCGAGCCCTATCAGAAGTTGAGCCAGGCTTACGCCAAAGTCCACAGCAACAGCATGGATGACTTCGTTTTCTACTTCTACGATGCCACCCGCTTGCTGTTCAAGGCCATTAACGAAGCTGGCACCGTGGACGATACCGATGCCGTGCGTGCCCGCATTGAAGCCAATAGCAGCTTTGATGGTATTCAAGGCGCGATTGTGTGGGGTGGCAAGGATGTCTATGGCGTGAACCACCAGATCGCCACCCCGGCCTACCTGGGGGTGATCGAGGGCGGCAAGGCCAAGGTCATCAACAAGTTCGACGCCCGCTGATTACCGGTTTTGTTTCAGTACGCATTCCGCCATGACGGTGGAGTGCACCTTGATACGGTTAGCCATTATGCAGATCGCAATGCAAATCGCCATCATCGCCCTGATGTCCACGTTCGTGTACGCCCTGGTAGCCCTGGGTTTCACGCTGGTGTTTGGCATCTTGCGGGTGGTGAACTTCGCTCACGGCGAGTTCTACATGCTGGGCGCTTACGCCATGTATGTGTTTTATGGTCAGTTTGGCTGGCCCTACTTGCCCTCTATCGCGGCCGCTGCTGTGTTGGTGGGATTCCTGGGTTTACTGGCTGAACGCGGCCTGTTCCGTCGCTTTGTGGGCGACGAGATGGGCGGCATGATCATGTCCCTGGCTTTGGCGATTACCTTGCAGGCCGGGATCTCGCTGTTGTTCTCGGTGGACGAACAATCGGTACGCCGTCCGGTGGAAGGTGCCTGGCAAATTGGCCAAGCCTTTTTCGCCAAGGATCAATTGCTGATCGTAGGCATGAGTGTGCTGGCGCTGGCTGCCTTCTATTTTCTGATCGAGCGCACCCGTATCGGCATGACAATACGGGCAGTGGCGCAGGACCGGGAAGTGGCACGTCTGCAAGGCGTCAGCTCCTGGAAGATCATGGCCTTCACCTTTGCCTTGAGCTGCGGCCTGGCCGGTTTGTCGGGTGCCCTGATGGCGCCGGTCTATACCGTGCATCCGTATATGGGTGAAGCCGTGGTGGTGAAGGCTTTCATTATTGTGGTTCTGGGAGGCTTGGGCAGCTTGCCCGGTGCAGTGGTTGCCGCCCTGATTCTGAGTGTCACCGAGGCCGTGGCGTCAACCTTCTATAACGCGACCGTGGCCACCATGTTGTCCTTCCTGATCGTGATGGCCGTGTTGCTGGTCAAACCCAGCGGTTTGATGGGGAGATCGTCATGAGCGCGATCAAAACAGCTTCGTTCTATCCGCGCGATGGCGTCCTGCATTGGGTCTGGCATGCCGTCGTGGTTGCGGTGCTGCTGGGTTGGCCCGTGTGGGCCGGACAGCCTCGTTTTGCCCTGCATCTGGCCATCATGGTGTCGCTGTACGCCTGCCTGGCCATGAGCATGAATCTGGTTTTGCGCATCGGCCAGCTCTCGCTGGCGCATGGTGCCTTGTTCGGGCTGGGGGCGTATGCCTCGGCCATTTTGAGTCGAGATTATGGCTGGTCCTTTCCAGCCGCGTTTTTGGGCGCCGGAGTATTGACGGCAGCGTTAGCTGTGATCACCGGCCCTGTTTTTATGCGTATCAAGGGTGTGCATTTTGCGCTCTTGACCTTTGCCCTGGGCGAAGCCGTAGTGCTGTGCTTTATCGAGTTCCATGAACTGTTTGGTGGCAATAACGGCTTTGGGCAGATTCCGTCCTTGCATGCCAGTTTGCCAATTCCTGAAGGGCGTTACGGCGTTTATCTGGTGACGACCAGCTTTGCCTTGGTGGTGTACTTTGTGCTGCGGGCCTTGTACCGCCGTGAATGGGGTATGGTGGCGGACTCCTTGCATCAGAACGAGCAGTTGGTGCGTTCCGGTGGTTTGAATGTGCTGCGCTTTCGGGTCAGCGTGTTTGTGCTGAGCGCCTTGATTGCCGGCTGGACGGGCAGTCTGTATGCCCATTACCAAGGCTATATCTCGCCTGACTCCTTCGGTTTCTGGACTGCTGTGAATGCCGTCATCATGAATGTATTGGGAGGGGTCGGTGCCCTGGCTGGTGCCGTGGTGGGAGCGGCGATTTTGATCCCCCTGCCCGAGCTGCTGCGTGACTTGTTGCAGTACCAGCGCCTGATCTACGGCCTGACCTTGATTTTGTTGCTCTTGTTCTTGCCGCAAGGCCTGGCGGGTCTGTGGAGTAAGTGGCGCGGCGCGCGCAAGGAGGCAGCATGAGCGTGCAATTGAATGTTCAGGGCCTTAGCCGACATTTTGGTGGTATTCGTGCGGTGGACGAGGTGTCCTTCAGCACGGCCCCCGGCCAGATTACTGGCGTGATTGGCCCCAACGGGGCCGGTAAAACCACGCTGTTCAATCTGATTGCCGGTACAACCAAACCCAGTGCAGGTGCTGTCATCATGGATGGAGCCCCCATTACGGGCCGCCCGGCCGCGTCCTTGGCGCGCCAGGGTCTGGTGCGTACCTTCCAGATGACGCATGTATTTGCAGGCCATACGGTATTTGAAAACCTGTACCGCGCGGCCCTGTTCCGTCAGTTTCCTTCGCCCTGGTCGCTGTTCAACCCTTGGGGTGTGCGTCGTGGCCGCCAGGAAGCAGCCCGACAGGCAGAACAAGCTTTGGCCTTGATTGGCCTGGAGTCAGTCGCCGATGAGCAGGCCGATTCGCTAGCCTACGGCCTGCAGAAGATTTTGGGTGTGGGTATGGCCCTGACAGCCATGCCCCGCCTTCTTTTAATGGATGAGCCCGCCGCTGGCCTGAACCCGGTGGAAACCGTGGCCATGGCCGACCTGATCGAACGTATTCACGCCAGTGGCATTGATGTGGTGGTGGTCGAGCACGATATGGGCCTGGTGATGCGCCTGTGCCAAAAGCTGGTGGTGCTGGTCAATGGCCGTTTGCTGGCCGAAGGCCCGACGGCTCAGGTGCGTCAGGACCCACGGGTAATTGAAGCTTATCTGGGTGCGGATCTGGACAAGGAACCTGGTATGGAACCGCCTGTGGAGAGCCGCGCTTCTCATCATGGCAAGGGACAGCCCGCCTCGGCATTGGCTTTCAGTCCGGACACGACAGCCGCCAAGGTCAGCAAGCCTGCGCCCATGCTGGAAATCAAGGACTTGAGCGTGTCTTACGGTGCCGTGCGCGCCCTGGACAAGGTCAGCTTTGCGGTAGAAGAAGCCAGTGTGTGCGCCGTGATTGGGGCCAATGGCGCCGGTAAATCGACCTTGATGAAAGCCATTAGTGGTCTGGTGCCGGTTGCCGGAGGAGAAATCCTGCTGGAAGGCCAGCCTATCCAGAATCTGAACGCAGAGCGCCGTGTGAATCTGGGCATTGCCCTGTCGCCGGAAGGTCGTCGCCTGTTCCCTGAATTGACCGTGCGCGAGAACCTCTTGATGGGGGCGTATCTGCGTCGCGATCAGGTCGACATTACGGTGGACCTGGAGCGTATTTACGGCTACTTCCCCCGTTTGCTGGAGCGCGAGCAAAGCCAGGGTCGTCACCTATCCGGTGGCGAGCAGCAAATGTGCGCGATTGGCCGTGCCTTGATGTCCCGCCCCCGCCTGCTTTTGCTGGATGAACCTTCCCTGGGCCTGGCCCCGGCGGTCACCTTGGAAGTGGCCCGTGCGATTCGTCAGATCAGTCAGGACGGCACCACGATTGTGCTGGTGGAACAGAACGCTCGCTTGGCGCTGAAGTTGTCGAACCATGCCGTTGTGCTGGAAACCGGGCGCTTGAGCCTGGCAGGCGACAGCCAAGACATCATGAACAACCCGCAGATTGCGGCGGCCTATCTGGGCCAGGCCGCAGAGTCATCGCATCATGCCTAATATTTATCAGGTCGCCATGTTTAACGCCGAGCGCCACCCCGGCAAGGTAGCGGTCTCGGACGAGCGTCAAGCCTTGTCTTTTGGCCAGCTCTGCGCCCGTGCGCGAGCCTTGGCAGCCTATTTGAAAGGTTTGGGCGTACAGCCAGGGGATCGGGTGGCCATCATGACGCCCAATTCCATCGACTATCTGGCCTTGCTGCATGCCACGGCCGTAGGCGGTTTTTCTCTGGTGCCGGTCAATACTCGTTACGGTGCTGCTGAATTGCGTTATCTGCTGGATGATGCTCAGCCTACCGTGTGCATTGTGGCCCCGGCCTATCGTCCCTTGCGCGAGCAGATCGAGTCTGAAGGCGGCTTGAACAGTGCCGTACAGTGGCTGGAGCACTTTCCTGATTCCTTGCCCGATCACCGTGCGGATGACCCGGTGCAGCATCGCTTTGGCCGTGTGGGGGATGAGGATGTTGCCATCATCATGTACACCTCGGGTACGACCTCAGCACCCAAGGGGGCCATGCTGACACATGGCAATCTGTCGGCCAATGCGGTGAACTACATTATGGAGCTGGGCATTGATGCCAACAGCCGCTCCTTGCTGGCGACGCCCTTGTTTCACATTGGCGGCTTTGGGGTGGTGAATGGTCCCATTCTGTATGCCGGTGGCAGCTTGCATGTGGTGCCGCGTTTCGAGGCCGATGCGGTCATGGACGCGCTGCGTCTGTACCAGCCTACGCATGTGTTTTTGTTGTCCGCCATGTGGGTGGGTTTGACCGATCACCCTGAATTTAAAGAACTGTCCCTGCCCGGTGCCCAGTTTGTGCAAACTGCGGCTGCACCTTTGGGCCCGTGGCGTCAGGATTTGATCCGTACTGTGTTTCCCAATGCTGAATTCAGTTGGGGCTTTGGCATGACGGAAAGCTGTGTCACCACCATCAAGAATCGCTACACGCAGGAGATTCTGGAGCATCCCGGTTCTATCGGTTACCTGTGGCGGCATGTGCAATATCGACTGGTCGATGCCGACGGCAAGGTGCTGCCCGATCAGCGCGGGCCGGGTGAAATGCAGGTGCGTGGCCCGACGGTGTTCAAAGGCTATTGGCGACAGCCCGAGCTGACCGCCCAGGTGCTGGATGCCGATGGATGGCTGCACACGGGCGATTTGATTCGGGTGGACGATGAAGGCTTTGCCTATTTCATGGGCCGCAGCAAAGATATGATCAAGACGGGCGGCGAAAACGTGGCCGCGCTGGAAGTGGAAAACTGTCTGGCCAGCCACACCGATGTGCGCGAGGCCGCCGCCTTTGGCCTGCCCCACGAGTATTGGGGCGAAGAGCTGGTTGCCGCGATTGTGCCCGCTAATGGCCGCGAGCCGGATGTGGAAGTCTTGCGCGAGTTTTGTCGGGAAAAACTGTCCGGCTTTAAAGTACCCAAACGCATCTTTATTGTGGACTCCCTGCCCCAGTCCTCGTCGGGCAAAGTGCAGAAGTTTCTTCTTCGACAAAGGTATGTCTGATGCTGACTTCTTTATCTCTGTTTGACCCTGCCGTGCTGGCTGCCTGGGCCAAGCGCGCCCGCGCCGATGATTTTGTACGGCAGCACAGCGTGCTGGCCGATGTTTGCGTGGCGCTGCGCAATACCGACACCGGCGAGCATAGTTGGTTGGCCGTGTCAGAGCGGGATGTGCAGGCGGGCACAGGCTCGCGCGAGGTGCCGTTCTGGCTGGAAGGCGATAGTGCTGCCTTTGCAGATCTGGCCCAGGGTTTTCCATTTAACCGCTTGGTGCGTCAACACCGACTGGTGGTGGGAGGTGATTTGCGCGCCTGCGTGCAGAACTGGATGTTGTTGTACGCCTTGACCCGCCTGACGGGCGAGCTGGAGGTCTGAGCATGCCTTATGTGACCACTGCGGATGGTATCCGCGCCTATTACGATCTGGCCGGTTCCGGTCCAGCCTTGGTGATGGTGCACGGCGCCAGTCAGGACAGCCTGTCCTGGCAATATGTGCTGGACCACTTTGCGCCCTTTTACACGGTGTATGCCCTGGATTTGCCCGGTCACGGCAAGAGTGGCATGCCATTGGGTGGCCCTCATACCGCCACCCCGCAAAACGCCCAATATCTGCTGCAGTTTCTGGATGCAGCGGGTGTTCAGGACCCGGTCCTGATGGGCCACTCCATGGGTGGCGGTGTCGTTGCCCAGGCAGCGGCCATGGCCCCCGAGCGTATTCGTGGCCTGGTGCTGGTCGATGGCGCTTCGGTGAATGTTGTGAAGTCCTCTGGTTATAACCCGCGCATTCTGGAGATGGCGCGCATCAATCCGGGCGACTGGTTTGAAGTGACTTTCCGCACCTTGATGGGCACCCTGTCCGACCCGGCCCGTGCGCTGGAAGTGGTGACGGACGCTCGACGTTGCATTCCGGCGGTAGCCTTTGCGGATATTTGCGCCTTTGGCGGTTTCCGTATGGAGCAGATTCTGGACGATATTCGCTGCCCGGTGGTGATTGTGGAGGGGGGCGAGGACTGGTCCGTGCCGCCAGAGTCCGCCAGAGAGGTCGAACGCTTGCTGCGAGAAGGCAAAGTTCCGGTGGAATATATAGAATGGCCGGGCATCGGGCATTTTCCCCAAAGTGAATGTCCTGAGCAGTTCACCCGCGACACCCTGGCTGCGATGCGCCGCCTGTCTCTTTAAGCTGAAAACCGTATGGCAAACACCGAATCCCAGTCCAGCGCCAAGCCAACCCTGTATCAGAACATGAGCGATCGCTTGTTGGAGCTGATCCGTTCGGGCCATTACCCCGTCGGTTCCAAGCTGCCCACCGAGATGGATCTGTGCGAGATGTACGGGGTCGGTCGGCACACGGCGCGTGAAGCCATACGCAAGCTGACCGATCTGGGTTTGATCGAGCGGCGTCGCCGTGCCGGTACCACCGTAATACGTCAGCATCCCAAGCCGCAGTTTGGCCTGGCGCTGGACACCACGGATCAGTTGCAGCGCTATCTGGAGTTCACCGATCTGCACGTGCATAAAAAGGCGGTCTGTGTGGACAAGCAGCCGCCCGAAACCGCGCTGGACGGTGATCCGGCAGATTGGGTGAAGGTGGAAACCTACCGCAGTGTGCCGGGCAGCAAGCGTGGCATTTCCTGGACAGATATTTATCTGCGCAAGGAATACCAGGCGGTGGCTGACCTGATTTCTACCCAGCCCGGTGGTGTGTATCCGCTGCTGGAGGAACACTGTGGCGAAGTGGTGGAAACCATCGAGATGGAAATCTCCGCCTCGCGCTTTCCCCCGCATGTTGCCCGCTTTCTGGGCTACGAGGACTCCGATCCGGCGCTGCTGATTATCCGTACCTTCCGCAATCTGGCGGGCAAGGTCATGGAAGTGGCGGTCAGCTTTTACCCACCTTATGAATTCCGCTACGTCACGCGCCTGTCGCGCAGTGATGGGAGCCATCGCTCACAGAGCTGATTTTTCCGAACCTTTGGGGAGACATTCATGAAACGCAAATATGGCCGCAGTGTGACGGTCAAGGTGACGGGCGACCATGCGCTGGTGCGCTTTGATCGCGGCGTGAACCGTAATGCTATTGATCAGGACACTTTGCTGGCCCTGACGCAAGTGGCGCAGGATCTGGCCTTGTCGCTGGAGATTCACACCGTGGTGCTGACCGGGGCCAAGGATATTTTCTCGGCCGGGATTGATTTGAAAGACCCGCAAAAGTGGAACGATGAACAGGCCGGCTTGCTGGAGCGCCGCGATGTGGCCCAGCGTGGTGCGCGTTTGTGCCGTTTGTGGGAGGAACTGCCTCAGTTGACCATTGCCGCCATTGAAGGCGCGGCTGTGGGTGGTTCGGTTGCCCTGGCACTGGCTTGCGATTGGCGTGTGGCTTCGCAATCGTCTTTCTTGTATCTGCCCGAAGCCAAGGTGGGTCTGAACATGGGCTGGGGTGCCATTCCACGCATGGTGAACATGCTGGGTGCCGCTCGCACCAAACGGGCCATCTTGTTGGCCGAACGCTTCGGTGCTGAACAGGCGATGGATTGGGGCCTGCTGGATGAAGTCTGCGAACCTGGTCAGGCCGTGGCCGTGGCACAGTATTTGGCCAAGCGGGCTTCGGAATCGCCTGCGGCGATTATTCGCATGACCAAGGAGTCGGTGAATCAGGTCGCCAATGCCTTGAACCGTCTGGGCATTTATATGGATGCGGATCAGGCGCTGGTATGTCGCGACAGCGTAGAGGGAGCCCAGGCGCGTGCGGGTTTTTTGTCGCCGGGCCGCGCCTAGGTAAAACGGCTTTCGATCAGGCGGTTTGACGCTCTTGTGCCAGTCGCCCCATCCCCTGCGGGAATAAGTCCAGGCCAGCGGTTGCCACCAGATCCCAGAAGCCAGCGGGGGAACTGGACACGACGGTGACGCCCAATTTGTCCTCGACCTGACGCACCGCTTCCAGCGACACTAACCCCCCGCATGACAGCAGCAAGCCTTGTGCCTGACCGGGGGCCTGTTCCTGGGCGATGTCCCAGGTTTTCAGGCACAGATCGACCAGCTCTTGTGTGCTGATCTTGGACATGGCCGTGACGTCATTGACCCCCAGACCATAAGCGCACACGGCTTGAATCTGGTTCTGGCCCAGAAAATGGACCAAGCGTTGGTTCACGTCATCAATATAGGAAGACGCGACTGCCACCCGTTCGATGCCGCTGACACGCAGGCCGCGCAAGATGGCGTGGCTCATGGTGGAGCATGGCAAGCCGGTGGATTCGCACAGACGAGCCACCAGCTCTTCGTTAAAGTCTGAGCCACGGTAAAAGCTCAGCGACGTCCCCATCAAGGAAACGGCCTGGGCGCCACGAGCGGCCAGTTTCTGGGCCGCTTGGACAACTTGGTCGATGACCTGGTCATAGCCTTCCTTGTCCACCGAACTGAGGGCCAGACCTTGGGCGATGAAGTTGATTTCGGGGTACATTTCCGGGCCTTCGGGCGGCACCAAACCGGCGGCCGGTGGCACGATCAGGCCCAGTACGGGGCGCTTGGTATCTGAGTTGTCAGTCGTCATAACAGTCGCTGCTTGTTTCATTGTTTAAAGTCGAGTTGGGCGGTCTTGATGACATTGGCCCAGCGTTCTGTTTCTTCACCCAGCCATTGTTCGGTGGCCTGGGCATCTTGATAGCCGGCTACCGAGCCTTGAGCCAGGAAGGCATCCTGCACTTGCTGTTGCTGCATGCTGTTTGCCAATGCCTTGCTGACGGTGGCGACCAGGGCGGGGTCTACGTTCTTGGGGGCCAGCATGAACAGCGAGGGTGTCACGCTGTAGCCGGGAATGGTTTCCGACACGCTGGGCAGATCGGGCATGCCGGGAAAGCGACGTTCGGACAAGGTGGCCAGCAAACGGATGCGGCCGGACTTGGCCAGGCCAATTGAAGAGGCCAGGCTGGCAAAGGACATGGACACTTCACCGGCAGCGAGGGCCTGGCTGGCGGGAGCGCCACCACGATATGGGACATGGACCAGTTCAGTCTGGGTCTTCAAGGCGAACAGCTCGCCGCCCAGATGATGGACCGAGCCTACACCCACCGAGGCAAAGGTTTCCGTTTGAGCGGGCGCCTTGCGGATGGCCTCGATCAGTTCGGCCACAGTGTTGACGGGGCTGTCACCGGGGACGGCCAGGGCCAGATCAGACTGGCCCACCATGCCAATCGACGTGAAATCGCGCTGCAAGTCATAACGCAGCGCCGGGTAGATGTAGGGGGCGACCAGCAAAGAGGTATCGGCAAACAACAGCGTGTTGCCGTCAGCCTGGGATTTGGAGACGTAGTCGGCAGAAATGGTGCCACCAGCGCCGGATTTGTTTTCCACAATCACGGTGCGGTCCAGCTCCTTGCTTAGTGCCTGGGCGGTGACGCGGGCCAGGGTGTCGACCCCGCCACCGGGGGCAAAACCCACGACCAGACGAATGGGTTCGGCAGCGTGTAAAGCGGCCACAGGGCTTAATGTCAGGGCGAGCGCAGCCAGCGCCCGCCGTGTGAAACGGCTTGCAAACATGAGAAAGTCTCCTCGGTATGAGTGGGTTTTTTAGCTAATTATGGATTTAGTGCCGCATATAAAACCCGGCCAAAGGGTTGAGCTGGGCATGGAGCCAGCTATACCGTTCGCGCTTGTCGAACTCCCATTTCTCGGGATGGGCTTGGGCGACACGGCGCAGGGATTCGGCACCGGAGAGCACATGGCTGGCCGCAGCCTGCATGGCGCTGGGGCCGTCACGCAGGGCCAGGGCCTGGGTCAAGGCCTGATGTTCATGCCAGGATTGCTCCATGCGGTTTTCCTGATCCAGATGGCGGTGGCGGTAAGGGTTGGTCAGACGACGCAGGTGTTCAATTTGCTGCACCATGAAGGTATTACCGGCAATGCTGTGAATCAGGGCGTGAAATTCGGCGTTGTAGGTGGCGTAATCTGTCAGGTTTTTTTCTTGCAGGGCCTTGAATCCGCGTTTTTGCAAACGCTCCAGTTCGCGGATCTGGGCATTGCTGATGCGATAGGCAGCCAGTTGGGTGCAGGCACCTTCCAGCAAGGCCAGGGTTTCCAGCATTTCCTCCAGTTCTTCAATCGTGTGCTGGGTGACAAAGATACCGGCTCGGGGGGCGATGCGAACTTGCCCGGTGGCCGCTAACTGCAGTAAGGCTTCACGCACGGGGGTGCGTGATACCCGGAAAAATGTGCACAGCAAGGACTCATCAATGGCGCCGCCCGGCGGCAGATCACCGCTGGCAATGCGGTGCTCCAGTTCGATTCGTACCCGGTCAGTATTGCTCAGTGTCATGCCCGTCTCCTAGGCCCTTTGTTATTTTTTAGGCTTAAATGATTCTAGGGAGGGCTTTTTGATATATCAATTAAGGCTTATCCGAGGGTAAAGAAAGGGCGGTCCCGTTTTGATTCGGGGAAATTTCACGGATAATTCATTTTTGCTGGCCCCTGCACCTGTTCAGATAGAGGGGAAGCGCGCCACTTTTCGGATAAAAACCCCCATGAGCGAAGAACGTAAACCACTCGATGCGCTGGCCAGCAGTGCCATGCTGGTCTTGTGCCTGATCTGGAGTTTTCAGCAGATTTTGCTCAAGGCCACGGCGCATGACATGGCACCTATTTTTCAGATTGGTTTGCGCTCGGGGGTGGCCTGTGTGCTGGTCACTGTGCTGGTTCTGGTACGCACACACAAGCTGACCTTTACAGCAGGGGCCTGGAAGCCGGGTTTGATGGCCGGTTTGCTGTTTGCGTTGGAATACTTGCTGCTGGGAGAAAGCTTGCGTTTTACGTCGGCGGCGCATGCCGTGGTGTTTCTCTACACGGCGCCGGTGTTTGCGGCCTTGGGCCTGCATATTCTCTTGCCGTCGGAGCGTTTGGCCCGCCTGCAATGGGTGGGGATCGGGTTGGCGGTGGCGGGTATCGCCATTACCTTTTTGGGCCCGGCCAGCCTGGATGGGGCGGATCTGGGCCGCATGCTGATTGGGGACTTGATGGCCTTGGCTGCCGGGGCCTTGTGGGGCTTTACCACCGTGCTGATCCGCAGTACTCGCCTGTCAGCCGTTCCGCCGTCGGAGGCTTTGCTGTATCAACTGTTCAGTGCTTTTGCGATTCTGATGGTAGCCGCGGTTGTGACCGGGCAAACCAAGGTGCATTGGTCCGGTTTGCTGGGTGCCAGCCTGGTATTTCAGTCCGTGGTGGTGGCGTTCTTGAGCTTTCTGGTCTGGTTCTGGTTGCTGCGCAAGTATCAGGCGTCGCGTTTGGGGGTGTTCTCTTTTGCCACCCCTTTGTTTGGGGTTCTATTCGGGGCGTTTTTGCTGGGTGAAGCCATAGAGCCCCGTTTTGTGATGGGCGCATTGCTGGTGCTGATGGGCATTACCCTGGTCAGCACCTATAGCTGGATCAGTCAGCAGCGACGTCGCAGAACGTGAGCAAGTCAGCGATCCGATGCAAATGAACTAAGGGGCAAGGCGTTGCCGCAAGCTGCTTTTCAACCAGCGGCAAAATTGGCGGGCATCACGTTGTTGGGGGGATTGTGCGTTGACATAGGCCATGTAGGTTGCGCCCGTGGCAACTTGGCCAGGGCCCACTTCCCGCAAGACGCCATCGCGTAGATGGTCCATGACGAGCAAGCGTGGCACAA is a genomic window containing:
- a CDS encoding arylmalonate decarboxylase, whose translation is MTTDNSDTKRPVLGLIVPPAAGLVPPEGPEMYPEINFIAQGLALSSVDKEGYDQVIDQVVQAAQKLAARGAQAVSLMGTSLSFYRGSDFNEELVARLCESTGLPCSTMSHAILRGLRVSGIERVAVASSYIDDVNQRLVHFLGQNQIQAVCAYGLGVNDVTAMSKISTQELVDLCLKTWDIAQEQAPGQAQGLLLSCGGLVSLEAVRQVEDKLGVTVVSSSPAGFWDLVATAGLDLFPQGMGRLAQERQTA
- a CDS encoding tripartite tricarboxylate transporter substrate binding protein, which translates into the protein MFASRFTRRALAALALTLSPVAALHAAEPIRLVVGFAPGGGVDTLARVTAQALSKELDRTVIVENKSGAGGTISADYVSKSQADGNTLLFADTSLLVAPYIYPALRYDLQRDFTSIGMVGQSDLALAVPGDSPVNTVAELIEAIRKAPAQTETFASVGVGSVHHLGGELFALKTQTELVHVPYRGGAPASQALAAGEVSMSFASLASSIGLAKSGRIRLLATLSERRFPGMPDLPSVSETIPGYSVTPSLFMLAPKNVDPALVATVSKALANSMQQQQVQDAFLAQGSVAGYQDAQATEQWLGEETERWANVIKTAQLDFKQ
- a CDS encoding GntR family transcriptional regulator → MTLSNTDRVRIELEHRIASGDLPPGGAIDESLLCTFFRVSRTPVREALLQLAATGQVRIAPRAGIFVTQHTIEELEEMLETLALLEGACTQLAAYRISNAQIRELERLQKRGFKALQEKNLTDYATYNAEFHALIHSIAGNTFMVQQIEHLRRLTNPYRHRHLDQENRMEQSWHEHQALTQALALRDGPSAMQAAASHVLSGAESLRRVAQAHPEKWEFDKRERYSWLHAQLNPLAGFYMRH
- a CDS encoding DMT family transporter; this encodes MSEERKPLDALASSAMLVLCLIWSFQQILLKATAHDMAPIFQIGLRSGVACVLVTVLVLVRTHKLTFTAGAWKPGLMAGLLFALEYLLLGESLRFTSAAHAVVFLYTAPVFAALGLHILLPSERLARLQWVGIGLAVAGIAITFLGPASLDGADLGRMLIGDLMALAAGALWGFTTVLIRSTRLSAVPPSEALLYQLFSAFAILMVAAVVTGQTKVHWSGLLGASLVFQSVVVAFLSFLVWFWLLRKYQASRLGVFSFATPLFGVLFGAFLLGEAIEPRFVMGALLVLMGITLVSTYSWISQQRRRRT